One Oryza sativa Japonica Group chromosome 8, ASM3414082v1 DNA window includes the following coding sequences:
- the LOC4344831 gene encoding uncharacterized protein, producing MQIFVRTVTAGPLAVEVNPWDTVGKVKAKIQAKGGIPAAQQRLMFAGRHLEDGRTLAEYGIKKEANLHLALRLRGGGAAGGGGDARAADSGGWGHWATTVGLFVTMVSLAVAVNAGDAGDLQLFFLWALAVAGVNLITAGVYLSSRDDVSRSCTVVLAMAAAFARRNLAVLGTIAASSAATGVMFSATQPVLCFFFFALFVSSLSLVTNHCC from the coding sequence aTGCAGATCTTCGTCAGGACGGTGACGGCCGGACCGCTCGCCGTCGAGGTGAACCCGTGGGACACCGTCGGGAAGGTGAAGGCCAAGATCCAGGCTAAGGggggcatcccggcggcgcagcagcggcTCATGTTCGCCGGCCGGCACCTCGAGGACGGCCGCACCCTCGCCGAGTACGGCATCAAGAAGGAGGCCAACCTGCACCtcgccctccgcctccgcggcggaggcgctgccggcggcggcggcgacgcgcgtgcGGCTGACTCCGGCGGCTGGGGTCACTGGGCGACCACCGTCGGCCTCTTCGTCACCATGGTTTCCCTCGCCGTGGCGGTGAACGCCGGCGACGCTGGCGACCTCCAACTCTTCTTTCTTTGGGCACTTGCTGTTGCCGGAGTTAACCTGATCACCGCCGGCGTCTACCTCTCCAGCAGAGACGACGTGAGCCGGAGCTGCACCGTAGTGCTCGCCATGGCGGCTGCGTTCGCTCGTCGGAATTTGGCCGTGTTGGGTACCATCGCCGCGTCGTCGGCAGCGACCGGAGTCATGTTCAGCGCCACGCAACCGGTGCTCTGCTTCTTTTTCTTCGCTCTGTTtgtttcctctctttctcttgtcACAAACCACTGTTGCTGA